A region of the Mytilus trossulus isolate FHL-02 chromosome 11, PNRI_Mtr1.1.1.hap1, whole genome shotgun sequence genome:
gttttaattacgttgtattgtaaagggaatattaagcttctcactGATCAAAGTTGGCATTTGTCAAACTACTATATAACCAGAgcattttttctgacaaaacggttggttcaaagtttttgatatttttatatttttgttaaaggttCAAAGTAAAtgcattgtcaaaattttatgaaaattaaacgagccaaattaattttagtgaaagtgttgggtaccaccttaacagcTATGAAGTTGTATCattcattatttaattatgtaCATGTTGTTGTAAAAAAAGGAAAGAGTGATCCTTATCTTGAGAATTAATTTATTCagtaaaaattgtataaaatatgaaattcatGGACATATTGTGACGTAAAAGTAcaaaatgatatatgtacagTCTTTCATATAAGTTATAAGAAGTTGATTAACTTCTTCACTTAGTGGATATTGGGCTCTCGTGTTTCAAACGTTAATTTAATACTTTTCAGCCTCAAAAACAAATTACTGGTAGTATTTAttgttaagttttatttttttaattttgtgtgcGTAATTTATGGTATTGTGCAATGTTATTGTTAAGTTGTATATTGAATAAATGTGCTATTACAATTTGATTTCAACTTTTTCTGTAAAATGAGGAGAAGTGTATAACAATATAGAGAAGTTGGAGGTTGGTTAAAAGCGTATTATGTGATACTTCAATTTCAAAGCAATGAAGAAACATTAAAGATCGCTTGCAATAcagttaaaatgttttacaataatTCAATTCACAATCTTTTAACACTTGACGAAAGTGTCCTAAACTGTTATGGAAATGGACTTTTGTACTAATTGGCGTGGTATTCATGTAAAAGCAAACCAAACTTGAGGAATAGAATTTCAAGAAATGCATTTATCATATATCCGATACACCatatttaaaattctttttcgaaaaaaggctttttaattttgatattcaaccgctacaaaaagaaatatatcaatGTATTGAACCATGGCTGAAATAGTAtatacacaagacacaacatagaaaactaaacacaAAGCAAAACAAGTGTCACCCACCAAAAACATGAGGTGATCTCAGGGTGGCTGGAAGGGTAAGTATGGTcgtaaaaatttatcaaataactaGCTACAAAAAATCTTGCAACCgctggtacatgtatatgccaTAAGCTCACTCATTTGCACAAGAACCTGGATTTACAAAGTAGCAGTAGACAAAATCAGCATTGAATTCAATTTTCACAGgtccatataaaaataaagataagggtatgattgccaatgggaaaTCTTTCcaccaaagaccaaatgacgtaGAAGGTTGGCAATTAAAGGTCATTGCATtcataaataaactaaattcATATTGCGCATAGAAATCTAAGAAGGCCCGAAATGaggaatgaaaaacaattcaaacaaaataagctATGTATGCACAAGACAACAAAAGATTAACTAATataatatacagcaacaaacgacaccCACTGAAAATCATGATACTGTCTTTTAACAGGAACATTCATTATGTGGCCATATGGCAAAATTTGGGGTAATTTGCTAATTTGCATAGCGGTCATTTTGCCTTAACATGACAACAGCCATTACGATAGGATTATATAAGCCTTTTGCATAAAAATGCCAATATGCCAATACCTAGTATGTCGAATGAACAATTTGTTCGCATATAGGTGCATTGTACATGTTTTAAGGCTTCTGTCCGTGAACAGATGGACATTGTTTACTCTGAAATCTTTCGGccgttttagttttaaaatctGAAGCGTAACCATAGTATAATTGCTATATGAGATCATATGAAATGACTGAAAATCGTGATTTGTTCGCATATAGGGAAACACCTTGTAGGTTGTATATTAAAGTaacataacttttaaattaCCTGCTTTCTTAAGTTTTCGGccaaattctttttaaaacatgatgATTTCAACCTTTCCCTTTCGTTAATATTTAAGCATTTTCCCTTAGAATTACACAATTTGTTTGgtaaatatccacaaaagaaattttttaaagatacattAGTTTTACATATATGACGGAAAAGGACTGCAGTATCCgcaaatttaaagtaattttaagCTAAGGGAagtcatttgataaaaaaaacaaaaggacaAAGTCAAGTGGTGCAAATCATTTGAATAGAGTatctttgattttgccatatgcgGTGTTAATTAATTTTCGGAATGGTGTCTTCGCGTGCATATCATAAAATCTTTACGATTGTTAAACAAGTTGACGGATTAAATATAATGTTGTTGCTCTCTGCTTTTACGACAATGGTGTCGCCTGCTACCAGTTCTACAGCTCCCATTCCAGATCCCGATGTGGCAGCGTGCAATGGAGATTGCTCAGTACCACTACTCGTATACAAAACGGAAATCACCTGGGAGtttctgaatattttaatataagcGGAGGTAGTACCAGttattaaattcataaatacAACGTACAGTCCACTTTCTCTGCACGTGAAAACTCCCGTTTTGGTAAAAGCTGATAAGTTCTGTATTCCTTCGTGAAACAAAACACGTGGAAACTTGATGACATCAgatatgctcattgttgaatagCTTATCGCTGTACAAGATGTCAATGCAActgaaaaaatgaaagtaataGAACATGTCAATATGTTcaatcaaaaaattatcaattatgtGTGTAACTGATTCAAAACCACTTGGAATGCCCGTACACTAAATAACTTAATGGCGAACCGTATATTGTAATTCTTGCACTGTGAAATACGTTACTTTACTGTACGCCAAAGTTACAACTATTACCTACTTGCAAGATGATATTATTTTTCGCCTTGCAGCTTGAGCGGCCAGTTTATTTTTGGAGCATTTCCTGTGCGATCGATATAGGATATAAGTTTTAATAGatgaatttttagaaaaaggccATTTTGAATTCTTCAAATTAAAGCATATTGCAGTATATTAATCTGTGCGtttgactgactgactgacaaTCATCGAGAGCGATTCAAGAATTATACTTTATTTCCCgatgaaatacaaaaattacgCGTCCTGTTCCAATGTTTTAAAAACGCGAAGTGGTGtatttctgtaccaagtcagactatcaatgtgttgtttttcttttaaagtttattGAGGAATCGGATTCTGGTGGTTTGTCTGTGTTGTGTGAAAGTTTAACGATTCCCTGGTGTTTAATTATAGGTGAGATTTCAAGCGATTCTTTCAAAATGTGCAATATTTTCAGAGATTTCATTGTCGATGTTTCACGGTGTTATGCGATGCTTTTAGCGATTCTAGTTTTCCTTGTTGCtgcattatattaaaaaaaaaaagacattcgCGGCAAAGGTCgcaaaataattgaattagCGCTGGTGCATTTTACAGACTCGTTTTGGTGAAAGTGTTGTTTGCATGTTAAAGTCACAATCACTTCTAAAAtcgtaaatatacgttgatagagggtcttcccatggatagaaacaTGCACGTGCCTTTGCCGATGCGGCTTTAATCAAACATCGATCTATGAATCTATACATATTCAACTCAATCGGACGACTTACCTTTAGATGACATTGTTTTGACCTTTTGTTGCAGGGATTCCTGTGTCATGTTAATACGCCTAAAGCTTTGATTCACACTTTGTTCATTATCGTTACTTTTCCTAAGAAGTGCGATAAAGTCCTGTTTCCGGGCAATACTATCTAACTTCAAGTCATTTACGTCACCCTTCAAAATGTGAAGCTCATGTGTTAACTGAGAACAATCCGAGGTTGAATTATTGATTTGCTTCAATTCCGAAAaactgtttacattttttagtgCGTTTATATCTTTTTCTACTGCAAGTGTCCTTTTTGAATAAtcaatttgttcttttaaaacaaCTTCATAATTGACAGCCAACAAATCGGTTTCATTTTGTAAGTTTTGAAGGATTATGTCAGAACAAGCATATGTTTTGTTCTCTAATAAATTGATTTTTGCTTTCATAATTAAGTTTTCCTGTTCGACAGCAAACATTCGCTCATGTATCTTCGTAACGTACTGTTCCAAACGTAACCTGGATTGTCGTTCTTGGTATATCATATCCATTAATGTATTGTAGTGACTGTCGGTTAAAAAGGCTCCATTGTTAGTCCCAGCTGATCGCGTTGTTTTATCATTCACCAAAAAGGAAATCGAAAAATCAAACACCAGAGCAAAAAACACAAGTGATTTAAAACCTCTCATATTCGTTTCTGTTCTTCAGTTAACTGATAAGTGTGTTAAAAATAGTAATGTAAACTTCCTTGTCGGTTTTAAATTCTTCTATTTCTATGTATGTGTCAACTGTTTTGTGGATTTTTACTGATAAAgatacatttattgattattgcACTTCAGACTTACCATAAACgaacatatgtttatatatatatgttgtgtacaagttatcattttgtacaaattataatttgtacaaaaatattgtacaaatcataatttgtatttgactttgtacaaattgtaattagTACAAAAAGTGATTGtgcaaattacaatttgtacaaaatttgactcaaattcacTTATATCttgtacaataatttatggtaTGGATCTTGTCATATAAAAGCATTGATACACACCAAAGAAGTTGTATTCCATGACCACACAATCAAacttattaacaaaatacagaaatatttcTGTATCATTGTTTGAGTATGTGAGTGAATTATGGCAATGGGAATAACACGGAATCATTAGCTTTTCACATTCCTATGTGCCtccaaaatagataaaaaaaaaatcctgcttTTATAGCGAATATGGAAGTGCACAAATGTTGTTGTGAAAAAATTTCCTATAGCAGTTCAGATACTGTACCAAAATTCTCCAGATGCAATTATTAGACAAATATATCGGTGACTAGTTGTGGTATGATCATACTGACATTATACCCAATAGCAAGTTCTtataatttctgttttgatttcaTGGTGATTTGTCTTGGATCTGTTGGTCAGACAGCACACGGTTCCTGTCACATATGATTGGTTTTTCAACGTTAGTGTTATCCTAATTGCTTCAATTTCTACATTGTTCTATGATACTATCAAAATTGTCACTGAGGccaatttttatgccccacctacgacagtagaggggcattatgttttctggtctgtgcgtccgttcgtccgttcatccgtccgtctgtcccgcttcaggttaaagttaaTACTATCTGAATTTTCAATGTGGCCAATTTCTATTTAACTATCACGAGTTCTTAGCGAGGCCaatttctaatatattttcataattta
Encoded here:
- the LOC134690827 gene encoding uncharacterized protein LOC134690827, with amino-acid sequence MRGFKSLVFFALVFDFSISFLVNDKTTRSAGTNNGAFLTDSHYNTLMDMIYQERQSRLRLEQYVTKIHERMFAVEQENLIMKAKINLLENKTYACSDIILQNLQNETDLLAVNYEVVLKEQIDYSKRTLAVEKDINALKNVNSFSELKQINNSTSDCSQLTHELHILKGDVNDLKLDSIARKQDFIALLRKSNDNEQSVNQSFRRINMTQESLQQKVKTMSSKVALTSCTAISYSTMSISDVIKFPRVLFHEGIQNLSAFTKTGVFTCRESGLYVVFMNLITGTTSAYIKIFRNSQVISVLYTSSGTEQSPLHAATSGSGMGAVELVAGDTIVVKAESNNIIFNPSTCLTIVKIL